GCCGTCACCGAGGGCCGCGCGGCGCTCGGCATGATTCCGATCGAAAACTCAATCGCCGGGCGGGTCGCCGACATCCACCATTTCCTGCCGCATTCGGGCCTGCACATCATCGGCGAACATTTTCTGCCGATCCATTTTCAGCTCATGGCCCCACTGGGCGCGACGCGCGAGGGGCTGCGCGAGGTCTACAGCCACGTCCATGCGCTCGGCCAGTGTCGCCGCGTGATCCGCGATCTCGGGCTCGTGGCGCATACGGCCGGCGACACCGCCGGCGCCGCGCGCGAGGTGGCCGAGTGGAACGATGCGAGCAAGGCCGCGCTGGCGCCGCGTCTCGCGGCCGAGATCTACGGCCTCCAGATCCTGGCCGAAGACGTCGAGGACGAGGCGCATAATACGACGCGTTTCATCGTGCTGTCGAAAACGAGCCAATGGACGCCGGTGGACAGCGGCCCCGCCATGACGACCTTCGTCTTCCGTGTGCGCAACGTGCCGGCGGCGCTCTACAAGTCGCTCGGGGGCTTCGCCACGAATGGCGTCAACATGACCAAGCTGGAAAGCTATATGGTCGACGGCGAGTTTGCGGCGACGCGCTTTCTGGTGGACGTTGACGGCCATCCGGAACAGCCGTCGGTCGCACGGGCGCTGGAGGAGTTGCGGTTCTTCTCGAAGGAAGTGGAGATTCTCGGCGTGTATCCCGCGGCGGCGTTTCGCGTCACGAACATCCGCGCCTTCGAATATGGCGACTGAGTTCAACAGGGGAAAACGATATGTCCGCCGGCTATGATCCAAACAATATTTTTGGAAAAATCCTGCGCGGCGAAATTCCCGCGCACAAGGTCTATGAAGACGACATGACCCTCGCCTTCATGGACATCATGCCGCGCGCGGAGGGCCATGTGCTCGTGATTCCGAAGGAAGGCGCGCGCAACCTTCTGGACGTGTCGCCGGATACGCTTGCTGAACTCATGAAGCGCGTGCAGCACGTCGCCAAGGCGCTTCAGGCCGCCTTCCACGCCGATGGGCTCACCCTGCATCAGTTCAACGAGAGCGCCGGCGGTCAGGTGATCTATCACCTGCACTTCCACCTGCTGCCGCGCTGGGACGGCGTCGCCCTGCGCCCGCCGGGAACAATGGCCGATAATGAAAAACTGGCGGAGCAGGCGGCGAAGATCCGCGCTGCGCTGACGCCGTTTACGGGGTGAGGGCCGCCCTCTGACCCGGCGAGCCGCCCCGCCTTCTCCCGAAAGGGGAGAAGGGTTTCATGTCGCTGGCGCGCTGATCCCCCCTTCTCTCTTGCGGGAGAAGGCGACCCCGCGCAGCGGGGTCGGATGAGGGGGAAAGAACTACTCTTCCGCGACTTTCGCCGGACGCAGCGTGACC
The DNA window shown above is from Methylocystis echinoides and carries:
- a CDS encoding prephenate dehydratase; amino-acid sequence: MKQYIAYQGEPGANSDLVCRQAYPDLTPLPCPSFEDAFAAVTEGRAALGMIPIENSIAGRVADIHHFLPHSGLHIIGEHFLPIHFQLMAPLGATREGLREVYSHVHALGQCRRVIRDLGLVAHTAGDTAGAAREVAEWNDASKAALAPRLAAEIYGLQILAEDVEDEAHNTTRFIVLSKTSQWTPVDSGPAMTTFVFRVRNVPAALYKSLGGFATNGVNMTKLESYMVDGEFAATRFLVDVDGHPEQPSVARALEELRFFSKEVEILGVYPAAAFRVTNIRAFEYGD
- a CDS encoding HIT family protein; this encodes MSAGYDPNNIFGKILRGEIPAHKVYEDDMTLAFMDIMPRAEGHVLVIPKEGARNLLDVSPDTLAELMKRVQHVAKALQAAFHADGLTLHQFNESAGGQVIYHLHFHLLPRWDGVALRPPGTMADNEKLAEQAAKIRAALTPFTG